In the Brevundimonas mediterranea genome, CGCATAGGCCAGGAGCCGTTCTTCGGAGGGGTTGTGACCGCCGGTCATGCCTCGCCTCCGGCGTCGTCCAACAGGGTGCGCAGTTTGATCATGGCCTTGCGTATTCGGGATTTCACTGTGCCCAGCGGCAGGTCCAGCCGCCGGGCGATTTCGGAATGGGGATTGTCCTGGAAGAAGGCCAAGCGAAGGACCTCGATCTGATCCGCCGTCAGCCGCGCCATGGCCGTCTTCAGGCGTGCGGCATCCTCGGCCATCAGCACGAGTTGGTCCGGCCGTTCCGGCTCCTCCTGCAACAGTTCGATCTCGGGCATCGGGGTGCGCCGGGCGTCCTGGCGCAGCACGTCCAGGCGCCGGTTGCGGGCGATGGTGAAGATCCAGGTCGCGGCCCGCGCCTTGGAGCTGTCGAACAGCTCGGCCTTGCGCCAGACGGTCAGCATGGCGTCCTGGGCGAAGTCCTCGGCCGCCCCCGCAGGCGCCCCGGCCTTCATCAGATAGGCCTTCAGACGCGGCGCGAAATGTTCGAACAGGCGCGCGAAAGCCTCGCGGTCCCGCCGTAACGCCACCGCCTCGATCAGCCGGTCATGCTCGCCGCCCATAGCCGTCACGGGTGGCCGAATCCGCTGAAGCGTTGAAACCTGTCCATCCATGAAACCTAGTACGGTTCTGGCGAAAGTCTGGATCATTTCGTGATCCGGCCGCGTGCGCGGCGCGTATCTTCGCCACCTGTAGCCCGCCCTCGGAGTCTTTATGTCCTTGTCGTCCCCTTCCAGCGAGACCGGTCCGCGCCTGCGGATCGCCGTCGTGGGCTCGGGGATCGCCGCCCTGTCCAGCGCCTGGCTGCTGTCGAAGCGCCACGACGTGACGATCTACGAGCGCGACGACCGCCTGGGGGGCCATTCCAACACCGTGGACGTCCGCGCCCCGACCGGAGAGACGGCGGTGGACACCGGCTTCATCGTCTTCAACGACGCCACCTATCCGAACCTGATCGCCCTGTTCGCCCATCTGGGGCTTGAGACGCGGGCCACCGACATGTCCTTCGCCGTGTCCCTGGATCTGGGCCGGTTCGAATATGCGGCGCCCGCCCTGTTCGCCCAGCGTCGCAACCTGTTCCGCCCGCGCTTCTGGTCGATGCTGAAGGAGATCCTGCGCTTCTATCGCTCGGCGCCCGGCGGCATGGCCGCCCTGGGCGACAGCGACGTGACCCTGGGCCAGTATCTGAAGCGCGAGGGCTTCAGCGAGGCCTTCCGCGACGACCATTTGCTGCCGATGGCCGCCGCCATCTGGTCGTCGCCGGCCCATACGCTGATGGATTATCCGGCGGAATCCTTCCTGCGCTTCTGCGGCAACCACGGCCTGCTGAAACTGGTCGGCCGGCCCCTGTGGCGCACCGTCGTCGGCGGCAGCCGGGCCTATGTCGAGGAACTGGCCCGTCAGGTCGGGGCCGGGCGAAAGGGCGACGCAGTCCGGCTCCGGCGCGGCGTGGACCAGGTCCAGCGCGTCGACGGCGGCGTCGTGGTCCACGACACCACCGGCGCCCGGGAGCGGTTCGACCATGTCGTCATCGGCGCCCACGCCGACCAGGCCCTGGCCATGCTGGCGGAGCCCACGGCGCGGGAACGTGAACTGCTGGGCGCCTTCCGCTACAGCCGCAACCTGACCATCCTGCACACCGACGCGGGCCTGATGCCCCGGCGCCGGCGGGCCTGGGCCTCGTGGAACTATATCGGCGCGGACGGCGGCCTGTGCGTCACCTACTGGATGAACAGGCTCCAGGGCCTGCCGGGCCAGGACCTGTTCGTCACCCTGAACCCGCCGCGCCCGCCGGCCGCCGGAACCCTGTTGCGCAGCGAAGTGTACGAGCACCCGATCTTCGACCCCGCCGCCATCAAGGCGCAGAAGTCGCTGTGGAGCCTGCAGGGCCAGGGCGGCGTCTGGTTCTGCGGCGCCCATTTCGGGGCCGGCTTCCATGAGGACGGGCTTCAGTCCGGTCTGGCGGTGGCCGAACAACTGGGCGGGGTGCGTCGTCCCTGGACCGTCGAGAACGAGAGCGGCCGCATCCATCTGTCCTCACCCTCGGTCCAGATGGAACCGGCGGCGTGACAGGCTCGGCCCTCTATGTCGGCAAGGTGTTTCACGCCCGTCTGCGGCCGACGCCGCACCGGCTGAACTACCGCGTCTTCTGGCTGATGCTGGACCTGGCCGAGATCGACGCCCTGCACGGCCGGCTGAAGACCTTTTCACGCAACCGGTTCAACCTACTGTCCTTCCACGACCGGGACCACGGCGACGGCTCGGACCGTCCGCTGCGGGCCCAGATCGAGACGCGGCTGGCCGAGGTCGGGGTGGACGTCGGCCAGGGCGCGATCCGTCTTCTGACCATGCCGCGCGTGTTCGGCTTCGTCTTCAACCCGATCAGCCTCTATTACTGCCATCACGAAGACGGGCGGCTGGCCGCCATGGTCTATGAGGTCACCAGCACCTTCGGCGAGCGGCGGTCCTATGTCCTGCCCGTCCTGGCGGCCGACGCCCAAGCCGGCCGGTTCCGGCAACAGACCGACAAGCGCCTGTATGTCTCACCCTTCATGGCCATGGGCATGACCTATGACTTCCAGGGTCAGACGCCGGGCGACACCCTGGGCCTGGCCATCAACGGATCGGATAGCGGGGGCCTGCTGATCGCCACCAGCATGAGCGGCGCGCGTCGGCCGATGTCCGACCGCGCCCTGATCGCCGCCGCCCTGTCCATGCCCCTGCTGACGCTGAAGGTCGTGGCCGCCATCCATTGGGAGGCGCTGAAACTCTGGCTGAAGCGCGTGCCCCTGACCCGCAAGCCCGCGCCGCCCCCCGACGTGCTGGACCTGCGGCACAGGGGTTAGGGGCCTCAGCCCCCCAGGGTCATGGCGCGCGCCAGATCGGCGATTTCGTCGCGCGTGATGAAACCGTCGCGGTTGCGGTCGGCGGCGGCGAAACGGTCGCCGTTCAGGGCGCGGAACTCGTTCAGATCGACGGCGCGGTCATTGTTGCGGTCAATGGCGCGCAGCTTCTGAATCTGCTCGCGGCTGGGTCGCCGCTGCGGAGCGGGCGCGCCGTCCGGGCGCAGGGCGCGCAGTTCGGACATCGTCAGACGGCCGTCGCGATCGGCGTCGGCCCGGGCGAACCGGCCCTCGCGCGCAGCGTCGAACTCGACCCGCGACAGGCGCCCGTCATTATTGACGTCCGCCTGCTGGAACAGGGCGCGACCGGCGCCTGTCGGGGTCTGGGCGGGCGCGGCCGTGGCGACGACGGCGATCGCCGCGGCGGACAGGACGGACAGAACAAGGCTTTTCATCGGGCTCTCGATCGGAAAAAGGGGCCCCGGCCGCACGGTTGGGGGGACGCGGCCGGGGCGACGGGCGGAGCCGGGGGTGAGGCGCTCCGCCCGAACCTGGAAAGGGGGTCAGTAGGGGCGGGTGACTGTAGAACTGCGCGTGGCGCCATTGTTCGCGGTGGCGGTGCGGTTCACGGTGACGCCGTCGTCGTCGCGATAGGCGTCGATCTGGCGTTCATAGCCGTAGCCGTGCGAGGTCTGCACGGTGGACGACCGGCTGTAGTGGTCGTCGCCGTAGGCGGTCGAAGCCGCGCGGGTCTGGGTGTTCCCGGCCGGGCCGGTGCGAACGGCCGTCGTGGCGTAGCCGTTCCCGGTGTCCACCGTGGTCCTGGCGCGGGCGCTGGACCAGCCCTGGCCGTCCACTGATCCATAGCGGGAGACCGACGCCGAGCCGGGGCTGCGATAGATATCCGCGCCGCGCATGGCGCTGTGCTGGGCGCCGGTGACGCTGGCCGAGCGGTGGCGGGAAACCGACTGAGCCATGGCGCTGTCGGCCGCAGCGACGAGGCCGGCGACCACCAGCAGGCCCGTCAGGGCGGCGGCTGCGAAGGGACGACGGGAGGTCATGGGCAGGCTCCTTGTGCGAGGTCCGGCCTGTTCCGGACGACTGCAGACTGACAGATCGGCCCGTCCGGGGTGTGTCGCCCCGGCGCCCGTGCGTAACAGCGTGTATCCTCTACTGGCGGGGCCGAGGCGGTTGCGCCAAAGCTTGGCCCATGACGACGGCTTTGATCCATCTGGTCGAGGACGACCCCGAAATCCGCGACCTGGTCTGCGCCCTGCTGGCGCGCGAGGGTCTGGACTGCGCGGCCTTCCCCGACGCCGCAGCCTTTTGGCGAGCCTGGGCGGTCCAGCGACCGGACCTGGTGGTGCTGGACCTGATGATGCCGGGCGAGGACGGCCTGTCGGTCTGCCGCCGCATCCAGGGCGCGGTCCCGGTGCTGATCGCCTCGGCGCGAGGCGAACCCATGGACCGGATCGTGGGGCTGGAGGTCGGGGCCGACGACTATGTCGCCAAGCCGTTCGTGCCGCGCGAGCTGGTCGCCCGCATCAAGGCCCTGCTGCGTCGCCGCGACCGGGCCGAACCCCGGCCGCCGGCCCGCCGTCTCGCCTTTGGCGGCTGGCGCCTGGACCTCGCCTCCCGCGCCCTGACCGATGCGGATGGCCAGGCGGTGGAGCTGACCGGCGGGGAGTTCGACCTGCTGGCCGCCTTCGTCAGGCGTCCGCAGCAGGTCCTGTCTCGCGACGACATCATGGACGTGCTGAAGGGCCGCCAGGCCGACGTCTTCGACCGCTCCATCGACATCCAGGTCTCGCGCCTGCGCCGCAAGCTGGGCGACCATCCCCGCGAATCCCGGCTGATCCGCACGGTGCGCAACGCCGGCTATCTGTTCACCGCAGACGTCGAGGTCCAGTCGTGAGACGCCTGGGCCTCGCCAACCGCCTGACGCTGACGCTGGTCCTGGTCGTGGTGGCGCTGCAGGCGGTCAGCGTCCTGGGCCTGATGAGGTTCCAGCGCGGCGATCAGGACGAATGGCGCCTGCCTGTGCCGGTGCGGATCGCCGCCGCCGCCGCCGCCCTGGACCGCACGCCGTCGCAAGAGCGGGACGACCTGCTGGTGGCCCTGAACGGCGACGCCACCCGCTTCTTCATCGCCGACGGGGTTCCGGCCGGCTATCGCGCGCACGGCGGCCCCCTGCCCGCGCTGTTGCGCAGCTATGACGCGGCCCTGGGCGCGCGCGACGTCCGCCTGCTGGTTCCCGAGGAGCGCCGCCGCTTCCGCCCTCAAGTCCAGCGACGACAGACCGCCGTCTATGCGGTGTCGGTCGCGTTGGCGGACGGCCAGAGGCTGGTGGTCGCGCCGGGCCTGGGGCAACGTCGCCGCAGCATGGCCATGGCCGCCCTGGTGTTCAGCCTGCTGGTCGGGCTGACGGCCGCCTTCCTCGTGTGGCGGATGGTGCATCGGGCGACCCGCGACCTCCAGGCCATCGCCGACGCTTCCGACCGTTTCGCCCGCGATCTCGGCGCCCCGCCGATGGACGAGACCGGCCATGCCGAGGCGCGCCGCGTGGCCTCGGCCTTCAACCGCATGCGGGCGCGCATCAAGGCCCTGGTAAGCGAGCGCATGCGGATGCTGGCCGCCGCGGCGCACGACCTGAAGACCCTGATGACCCGGCTTCGGCTACGGGTCGCCCTGATCGAAGACCCGGACCAGCGGGCGCGGGCGGACCGGGACGTGGCCCTGATGGCCACCTTGATCGAGGATGTGCTGCTGGTCGCGCGCGGCGAGGAAAGACCCGCTGTCCTCGCCCCCGTCGATGTCGCCGAACTGGTGACGGAACTGGTGCGGGAACGCGCCGCCCTGGGCCAGGCGGTGACCCTGGGACGGCTGGAGGCGGGACGGGTCCAGGCCGACACGGGCGGCCTGCGCCGGATTCTCGAGAACCTGATCGAGAACGCCGTGACCTACGCCGGTTCAGCCGAGGTCGGCTTCGAACGCGACGACGACCGCTGGCGGCTGACGGTCGTCGATCACGGTCCCGGCCTGTCGCCGGCGTTCGAGGCCCAGGCCTTCGAGCCCTTTGCGCGGGGCGAGGCGTCGCGCAGTCGCGAGACCGGCGGTTCCGGTCTGGGCTTGGCGATCGCCCGTTCCCTAGCTCAGCAGATGGGCGCGAGCGTCCGCCTGGAGACCACGCCCGGCGGCGGCCTGACCGCCGTGATTCTGTTCAGGACCGACTGACTACCGCGCCCTACCGCGCCGAGGATCCGACGATCCTCGACAGGCCTTCGACCAGGGCGTCGAAAACGGCGCGGCAGCGGGCGTTTCCGCGCAGATCCCCGTGCATGACGATCCAGGTCTCCAGCGCCATATGAAAGGCGTCGGGCAGGACGCGGACCAGATCCGGCTGGCGCGCCGCGACGACGGTCTGGCAGATGCCGATCCCGAACCCGGCGCGGATGGCCGCCAGCTGGGCCACGTCGCTGTCCACCCTCAGGGCGAAGGCGTCGCGGCTCAGGGCCGGATACTGCTGGACCGCAGCCCGGATCGCGGGGGTTTCGACATCATAGCCGATCAGGTCGTGATCCTTCAGATCGGCCAGGGTCCGGGGCGTCCCGCGTCGCGCCAGATAGTCGCGATGGGCGTGCAGGCCGATGGCCAGGGCGCCGACATGGCGCGAAACCAGGGCCTGCTGCTCGGGCCGGACCATGCGAACGGCCACATCGGCCTTGCGCTGCAACAGATCGTCCAGGGCGTTGGACGGCGACAGCTCCAGCGCCAGCCCCGGATGGGCCTGACGCATCCGGGCCAGTATGGGCGGCAGATGTTCGACCGCCACCACCTCGCTGGCGCTGATCCGCACCGTGCCGGAGAGGGCGCCGCCCCCGCCCCCACCCTCGGCTGTGCGGCGCAGGGCGGCCGAGGTCGCGGCCAGCCGCTCGGCCAGGGGCTTCAGCTCCAGCGCCGCGTCCGTGGGGGACAGGCCCCGGGGCGTGCGCAGGAACAGCTTGGCGCCCAGGGCCGTCTCCAGGGCGTCGATATGGCGGGCGATGCTGGGCTGGCTCATGTCCAGACGCCGCGCCGCGCCGGACAGCGACCCCTCGCGCAGCACGGCGTGGAAGGTGCGATACAGATCCCAGCTCGGCTCACTGTTCATTGGTTTTCGTATAGCAGGTGCAGATATTTCGACAATTCCGTTGATCCGGCGTTCGGTCGATACAGGCTTCATCAAACGGATGGAGCGCGACATGACGACGAAATCAGCCCTGGTTCTGGGCGCCACGGGCGGCGCGGGCGGGGCGGTGGCCGAGCGGCTGCTGAAGGCGGGATGGTCGGTGCGCGCCCTGCATCGCCGACCCGAGGGCGTGCGCGGCGACGCGCGGATCGCCTGGATCAGGGGCGACGCCATGTCGGCGGCGGACGTCGCGGCGGCGGCCGAGGGCGTGTCCCTGATCGTCCATGCGGTCAATCCGCCCGGCTATCGCAACTGGAACACCCTGGTCCTGCCGATGCTGGACAACACCATCGCGGCGGCCGAACGGAACGGCGCGCGCATCCTGCTGCCCGGCACGGTCTATAACTACGGCCCCGACGCCTTCCCCGACATCGCCGAGGATGCGCCCCAGAACGCCAGGACCCGCAAGGGCCGCATCCGGGTCGAGATGGAACGTCGCCTGAAGGCGGCCGCCGATCGCGGCCGGGCCAAGGTGCTGATCGTCCGCGCCGGCGACTTCTTCGGGCCTGAGGCGGCCAACAACTGGTTCAGCCAGGGCCTGGTCAGGGCCGGTGAACGGCCGACCGCGATCACCTATCCGGGCAAGCCGGGCGTCGGGCACCAGTGGGCCTATCTGCCGGACGTGGCGGAGGTGATGGTCCGCCTGGTCGAACGCAACGACCTGGAGGCTTTCGCCCGCTTCCACATGGAGGGCCAGTGGGACGCCGACGGAACCCGGATGACCGGCGCCATCCGCCGCGTCCTGGGCGAGCCCAAACTGCCGATCAAGCCCATGCCCTGGCTGGTGATGCGTCTGGCCGCGCCCTTCGTGCCGCTGATGCGCGAACTGATGGAGATGGCCTATCTGTGGAAACGCCCGGTCCGCCTGACCAACGCCCGGCTGGAGGCCCTGATCGGCCCCGAACCGCGCACCCCGCTCGACGAGGCCGTGCGGGCCACCCTGGCGGGGATCGGCAGCCTGTATCCGGCCCATGCGGACAGGCGCCCGTAGAGGCGACGGGCGAAGAAGACTGACTGTAGAAGGGAGAATGGTGGACGCGACAGGGATTGAACCTGTGACCCCCTCGATGTCAACGAGGTGCTCTCCCGCTGAGCTACGCATCCGCCGTAGAGCCCCGGGAAATCGCCCCAGGGCGGGAAGAGCGGTCGTATAGCGGCCCGGCCTGGCGGCATCAAGCCGATTTCACGGCCAGATTACGATTTTTGGGAGAACAGCGTTAAACGCGCCGCTCCGGTTTCAACGTCAGGCCGCGACCATCCGTTCGACTTCGCTGACCAGGTCGCGCAGATGGACCGGCTTGGACAGGACCTTGGCCTGGGGCGTGGCCTGGGCGGCGGTCAGGGCGACGGCGGCGAAGCCGGTGATGAACATGATGCGCAGGCCCGGCTGGCGGGCGGCGGCGACGCGCGCCACCTCGATCCCGTCGGCGCCGGGCATGACGATGTCGGTCAGCAGCAGGTCGTAGGGGCCGTGTTCCAGGGCGTCGATGGCGTCGTCGCCGTTCTCGCAGTCGACGACATGATGCCCTGCCCGCTCGAGCGCCCGGGTGAGGAAACCGCGAAGCGAACTGTCGTCTTCGGCCAAAAGGATGCGCGCCATTCGAGAAGTGCCCGTTTAATCAGGGACGCAACCTAGGCCGACAAGCGTAAACCGGCGATGAAATTCACCGGTCGAACGTCTTCCTTCCACAGCGAAACCCGCTATGCGGGGATCATGACCACGGACGGGGCCAGTTTCGCGATCAGCCTGCCGCCCGCCGCGGCCCCGGAAACGGCCCTGGTCTTCGCCTCGCCCCATTCGGGCGAGACCTATCCCGACGACATGGGGGCCTTCGCCGGACTGGCCCGCGCCAGCCTGAAAAGCGCCGAGGACGCCCTGGTCGGCGCCCTGGTGCGCGAAGGGCCGGCCCATGGGGCGCCCCTGATCGAGGGGCGGATCGGCCGGGCCTATCTGGACCTGAACCGCGACCCTGGCGAACTGGATCCGGACCTGATCGTCGATGCGGACGGGCCGGTGGGGGCCAAGACCCGGGCTGGATACGGCGTCATCCCCCGGCTGTCGGGCGACGGCCTGGCCCTGTATGATCGGCGGCTGTCCCTGGCGGAGGCCCAGGCGCGCATCCGGACCGCCCACGCCCCCTATCACACGGCCCTGGCCGAACTGATGGAACGGACGCGGGCGCGACGGGGCCGGGCCGTGCTGATCGACTGGCATTCGATGCCGACGCGGGCGGTGGGGGCGGAGGTGGTGCTGGGGGACCGGCACGGGTCGTCGTGCCAGGCGCGACTGACCCGGCGACTGCGCGACCTGTTCGAGGGGCTGGGCTGGCGGGTGGCGCTGAACCATCCCTACGCCGGGGGCTGGTCCACCCAGTTCTGGGGCCGGCCGGCGGACGGCTATGAGGCGATCCAGATCGAACTGAGCCGCAAACTGTATCTGGACGAGGCGACCCAGACGCCCAACGCGGCCCACGCCGCGACCCGCAAGGCGCTGAATCGCGTCATCGCCGCCCTGTGCGCGGATGACGGGGCGGCCTGACCCCGGCCCCCTGCCCCCGGATCGCGGATCGGCACGGGACGAAAAAAAGCCGCGCCCGGAGGCGCGGCATAAAAGTCTATAGGGAGGAAACGCCCAGGAAGGGCAAGACGCCCGGAGGCGTCGAAGGTCAATCTAGGTTGCGATGCACAATCGGTCAAGCGCTGCGCGCGGTTTTCGGGTCACGGCATGTTACGCAATTACGGCGCTTTCGCCCCAATTCGACGCACCGGGGCAGGAGAGGACGTCCCCTGTCGCACCTGCAAAATAACCGTCATTCACCCAGCAGGCGCCGCGCATTTCGAATGGCGCGGGCGGCGGGCGACGCCTCCTGGCGATAGATCAGCAGGCCGAAGGACGAGGCCACGCCCAGGGCCAGCCACAGAGGGCCGAACAGCCAGGCCGCCGCCGCCAGGGCGAAATAATAGCCCCGGACCCCCTGGCTGAACGAACTGAGCGCGGGATTGAGCAGTTCGGCCGCCGCCTCGCCGAACGCCTTGCGGTCGATCTCCTTGTTGATCTCGGGCGCCGAGCCGATCAGGGCCAGGGTGTAGTTCATCTGGCGCAGGGCCCAGATGAAATCCAGGAAGCCGCGCGCCAGGCAGATCAGCACCAGGGCCAGCTTGGCCTCCAGGATCCTGGTCGGCACATTGTCCGCTCCGACGGCGGCGAAGCCTTCCAGCTTGCTCTCGCCCCCGAACAGGATGCCGCCCACCGCCGCGATCAGCAGCAGATTGGTCGAGGCGAAGAAGGAGGCCGAGTTGATCGAATGGCCCATCAGCTGGCTATCGACCAGGCGGATCTCGCGGTGGGTCATCGACGCCATCCAGACCCGGCGGACATGGCTCATGTCGTCGTTCAGCGAACCGCCGTGGCGGCCGATGAACTTCAGGATCGGCGCATAGCCGAGCCAGCAGATGAAGAAGAGCGCCAGCGCGGCCCAATCAACCCAGGTCATCGCGCGAATTGAGCCCAGTCGCCGCTGTGGCGCAAGTCCGCCGACTCAAGTCGCGCTTGCCGAGGCCGCGCGCGCGTCCTATCACGCGCGCCTCACAGAATTTCGCAGACGCAGCAAAGACCCCGCCATGAACCTCGACGCTATTCCGGTCGGCCCGAACGCTCCCTGGGACGTCAATGTCGTCATCGAAATCCCGCAGGGCGGGCTGCCGGTGAAATACGAGATGGACAAGAAATCCGGCGCCCTGTTCGTCGATCGCTTCCTGCACACCGCCATGTACTATCCCGGCAACTACGGCTTCATCCCGCACACCCTGTCGGACGACGGCGATCCCTGCGACGTGATCGTGCTGAACCCGACGCCGGTCGTGCCCGGCTGCGTCATCCGCTCGCGCCCCATCGGCGTGCTGATGATGGTGGACGAGGCCGGCGGCGATGAGAAGATCCTGGCCGTGCCGGTCGACAAGCTGAACCCCTATTACACCGACGTCGCCAGCTATCGTCAGCTGCCGGCCATCCTGATCGAGCAGATCGAACACTTCTTCACCCACTACAAGGATCTGGAGAAGGGCAAGTCGGTCACGGTCAAGGGCTGGGGCGACGCCGGCGAGGCCGCCGAAATGATCGCCAAGGGCATGCAGGCCCACCAGGACAAGCTGGCCGCCAAGAAGGCCGGCAAGGCCGCCTGATCCAGGCTCTCGCCTCCTCCCCCTCCGGGGGAGGTGGCGCGGCGCTTCTCCAGCGCCGTGACGGAGAGGGCGCCCCCGCAAGACCGGCGCCTCTGCGACGCCCAGAACCCCTGCCCGCCACGCCTGCCCTCGCGCTCGCTTAGGCCAGGCCCATGGGCGATCTCCTCCCGCCCGAAGGAGACGGGCGCGCGCCAAAGTCTGCTTTCCGGCCTGCCGTCGATTTCGCAAACCGACCCATAGCGGACCTTCGTCGGCGAGCTGATCAGCAGGTCGGAGGAGCCCCTGCCTTGAAGCTGTCGACATATTCGGCAACCGGCCCGAGGCCAACCGAAGCTCTAAATTCGTCGACGCGCCCCGCATCCTCAAGCCGCCAAAGCGTCCACTGACCGGTGCCGTAAGGGCAGGTCATCTGTGTCCCGTATCTCTGCGGTTGATCTCTCGTCATCTGAAGCCGGTCATACATCATGGCGTACTCCGAACCGGCGACTTCCCCGCTGGGTACAAGGTCGGCGAGAATCGGCAGAAAGCGCTCCCACAGCGTCTCATCGCCATGCTGCACAATGAGGAACGCCGACGCGGCTGCGTTGTCGCCGTAGCGACTTTTTCTGAACCACCCCTCCTCCGGAACCATCGCCAATAACTGCTCTTGGTTTTCGATATCGATCGCCCGCACCTCTGGCCAAAGCGCGCGTCGAACTCGCCCGCGTTCGGGGGGCGGCACGTTCGCCATAGCCCTCCAAAGACCTTGTCGAGCGGCCTGGTCGATAGCCCCCATGCGCTCCAGGCGTTCTTGATCCGTCTGTGGTGGAGGCAATGCACTCTGAGCGCCCTTTACTTCCGCGATGCTGGTACGCAGAGCGTTCAAGGCCGTTTCAGTTAGCGGATCAGGCGCCGTCGCTTGCGCAACCATCAGTGTAAGCGTTGCAATGTTGTGGATCATGACGCTCTCCCTAGAACACCCATCAGATGGTGCTCAGGATGAGCAGTCAAGGATTGGAAAATGTCGTTTGGCTGTGCCCGCTTCCCATCTGTGGACGCCCCCTTCAGCGCAAGAGTGATTTTCGGGAATTTCTGACACGTAGTCGGATGCTGCCATCTGTCCGGCCTGTTGATGCGGTCGCTCAAAGACCGCTGGCCTGTATGGGAGTTCGCGGATCCGGTCCAAATCACCCACGGCGTGCTCGAAGCACAGTGGAAAGCCCTGGTTTTCCTGATCCCGTCTCGCCGACTGTTGCGCCATACGCTCCTTCGCTCATCCCTACGCTTCGACGTCTCGCGGTCGTGCTGGCTAGGCCGACACGACCGGAGCTCGGTAGACATCGCCCTTGGCCAAGAGCGCCCAGACTATGCGGGCGTTCTTGTTCGCCAAGGCGACGATGACCAACATCTTGGGCTTTCTCTCCAGCATCTGGCTCAGCCAGGAACCTGCTGGCGCGCCCCGAATGACGGCCTGTTTGATCACCGCGCTGGCCCCGATGGTCAGCAGCCGTCGAAGCGTTCGCTCGCCCATCTTGGTGATCGCGCCGAGCTTCTGCTGACCGCCGGTGGATCGTTGTCGCGGCGTCAGTCCCAGCCAGGCGGCGAAGTGCCGACCGCTCTTGAAGGCTTCGGGTGACGGGGCCAGTGCGACCAAGGCTGTAGCTGTGATGGGACCGATCCCGGGAATGGTCATCAGTCGACGCGCAACCGGATCGTTCTTGGCCCGGGAAGCAATCTCCGCATCGAGCACGGCGATCTGCTGGTCCAGCGATCGGAGGGTCGAGACCAGGACGAGAAGAATCGTCCGCGCGGCGGTTGGAAGCGCCTCTGCCGGATCTTCGACGCGCGCGATCAACCTATCGACGTGCGGAACGCCCTTGGGAACAATCCAGCCGTATTCGGCCAGGTGACCGCGCAGGGCGTTGATCGTCTGGGTTCGCTGCCGGACCAGAAGGTCGCGGGCCCGAAAGACCACGCTGCTGGCCTGCTGCTCCTCCTCCTTCAGCGGCACGAACCTCATACTGGGGCGCTGCGCCGCCTCACAGATGGCTTCGGCATCGGCCGCATCGTTCTTCTGACGCTTCACGAACGGCTTTACATAGATGGGCGGGATCAATCGGATCGTATGACCCTGGCGGGCCAGCTCACGCCCCCAGTAATGGGCGCCGGCGCAGGCCTCCATCGCCACCACGCAGGGCGACAGGCCAGCGAAGAACGCCAGCAATCGGCCTCGACCCAACTTCTTGCGAAACACCACCTCGCCCGAGGCATCAGCGCCATGCGCTTGAAAGATGTTCTTGGCGAGATCCAGACCGACAGTGCTAACTTGTTCCACGGACGCCTCCTTCGAGTGCTGTTCAACACCTCACTCTGGCACATAGATGCCGTCGGGGGGCGTCCACCCCATCACCCCTAGCGGCAGTTCGGCGCGTCCGCTTTTGGGCTGTGGGCCCGACGTCCGTTTTCCGGGCTGGTGTCGATGTCGTGGTCCGACCCGAGGCAGACATCGGGAACCGCCCCCCCCCCCCACGGCCATTCGACAGGCCTGGTTTGCGCCTGATCAAGGCGGCCGCCGGAACTGTCCTGCAATCAGAACGCTGTGTCTTCTATAGTCACGCTTGGAATGGTCCTTTGAAAATCGCCTGTCCCCTCGTCGTCCTGCCAATCCTGGCCTTGGGCCTATCCAGCCTTGGGGCCTGCGCCTCCAT is a window encoding:
- a CDS encoding IS110 family transposase yields the protein MEQVSTVGLDLAKNIFQAHGADASGEVVFRKKLGRGRLLAFFAGLSPCVVAMEACAGAHYWGRELARQGHTIRLIPPIYVKPFVKRQKNDAADAEAICEAAQRPSMRFVPLKEEEQQASSVVFRARDLLVRQRTQTINALRGHLAEYGWIVPKGVPHVDRLIARVEDPAEALPTAARTILLVLVSTLRSLDQQIAVLDAEIASRAKNDPVARRLMTIPGIGPITATALVALAPSPEAFKSGRHFAAWLGLTPRQRSTGGQQKLGAITKMGERTLRRLLTIGASAVIKQAVIRGAPAGSWLSQMLERKPKMLVIVALANKNARIVWALLAKGDVYRAPVVSA